Proteins from one Amycolatopsis benzoatilytica AK 16/65 genomic window:
- a CDS encoding MBL fold metallo-hydrolase produces MTTRVVLLGTAAGPYPAPGRQGCANAVVVGGRAYLVDAGYRTLGKYVSAGLSLRDLSAVFVTHLHSDHVAELFTLFLLGWGPANEGIVDPVRVYGPGPDPTDPGPPAAGTEALVAGCLTAFGQDVAVRQRTSSRPPLAGLIHARDLEVAPGAELVVHEDDRVRVTARAVPHPPLRLALGYRFETEDGVVAFSGDTARSDAVGELAADADLLVHEAMEPDFYRSIGYSPRLLEFLAASHTSPADVGRVAAAAGARQVALSHLGPADPAKLSDEGWLSRVRPHYSGPVVVGHDLLDLTVGN; encoded by the coding sequence GTGACGACTCGCGTGGTCCTGCTCGGCACGGCGGCCGGGCCGTACCCGGCGCCGGGCCGGCAGGGCTGCGCGAACGCGGTGGTGGTCGGCGGGCGCGCGTACCTGGTCGACGCGGGCTACCGGACGCTCGGCAAGTACGTCTCGGCCGGCCTGTCGTTGCGGGACTTGTCCGCGGTGTTCGTGACGCACCTGCATTCCGACCACGTGGCCGAGCTGTTCACGTTGTTCCTGCTCGGCTGGGGCCCGGCCAACGAGGGGATCGTCGACCCGGTCCGGGTCTACGGCCCCGGCCCGGACCCGACCGACCCGGGCCCGCCCGCCGCCGGCACCGAGGCGCTGGTGGCGGGCTGCCTGACCGCATTCGGCCAGGACGTCGCGGTGCGGCAGCGGACCAGCTCCCGGCCGCCGCTGGCCGGGCTGATCCACGCCCGCGATCTCGAGGTGGCGCCCGGCGCGGAACTCGTGGTGCACGAAGACGACCGAGTGCGCGTGACCGCCCGAGCCGTCCCGCATCCACCGCTGCGGCTGGCGCTGGGCTACCGGTTCGAGACCGAAGACGGCGTGGTCGCGTTCTCCGGCGACACCGCCCGCAGCGACGCGGTCGGCGAGCTGGCCGCGGACGCCGACCTGCTCGTCCATGAGGCGATGGAGCCGGATTTCTATCGCAGCATCGGCTATTCGCCGCGGCTGCTGGAGTTCTTGGCTGCTTCGCACACTTCCCCGGCGGACGTCGGGCGGGTCGCCGCCGCGGCGGGCGCCCGCCAGGTCGCGCTGTCGCACCTCGGCCCGGCCGATCCGGCCAAGCTCAGCGACGAGGGCTGGCTCAGCCGGGTCCGTCCGCACTATTCCGGCCCCGTCGTGGTGGGCCATGACCTGCTCGACCTCACGGTCGGGAACTGA
- a CDS encoding FAD-dependent monooxygenase, whose translation MPEIAIAGGGIGGLAAAVALRKLGFSPAVYEQAAGFGRVGADINLTPNAVRALDGLGIGDELRATAARPKYRISRTWDTGEETSRLPMGDEAERRYGSPQLTMHRADLLGALAGALPDGVVHLGHKLAGISAEGLSFESGTVAADVLVGADGIHSAVRTSLFGAEHPEFTGVVAYRAVLPAGAVDVPNLDCFTKWWGPDPDTQLVTFPLNRGNDVFVFATTRQSQWRHESWTTPGDVAELREAYRGFHPEARALLAACDSVLQSALYVRDPLPAWSSGTTTLLGDACHPMMPFMAQGAGMAIEDAVVLARALAAYPEPEVALKAYQAARLDRTREVQLGSRGNSWLKQSGTSSAAADALYGYDAWHAAV comes from the coding sequence GTGCCCGAAATCGCGATCGCGGGCGGCGGAATCGGCGGACTGGCCGCCGCCGTCGCCCTCCGGAAACTCGGCTTCTCTCCGGCGGTGTACGAACAGGCCGCCGGATTCGGCAGGGTCGGCGCGGACATCAACCTGACCCCCAACGCGGTCCGCGCGCTCGACGGCCTCGGCATCGGCGACGAACTGCGCGCGACCGCCGCGCGGCCGAAGTACCGGATCAGCCGCACCTGGGACACCGGCGAGGAAACGTCGCGGCTGCCGATGGGCGACGAAGCCGAACGCCGCTACGGCTCGCCGCAGCTGACCATGCACCGCGCGGATCTGCTCGGCGCGCTGGCCGGCGCGCTCCCGGACGGTGTCGTCCACTTAGGACACAAGCTGGCCGGGATTTCGGCCGAGGGCCTGTCGTTCGAGTCCGGCACTGTCGCCGCGGACGTGCTCGTGGGCGCGGACGGCATCCACAGCGCCGTGCGCACCTCGCTCTTCGGTGCGGAACACCCGGAGTTCACCGGCGTCGTCGCGTACCGCGCGGTGCTGCCCGCGGGCGCGGTGGACGTGCCGAACCTGGACTGCTTCACCAAGTGGTGGGGTCCGGACCCGGACACCCAGCTGGTGACCTTTCCGCTGAACCGCGGCAACGACGTGTTCGTCTTCGCCACCACCCGGCAGAGCCAGTGGCGGCACGAATCGTGGACGACTCCCGGTGACGTCGCCGAACTGCGGGAGGCGTACCGCGGATTCCATCCGGAGGCGCGAGCGCTGCTGGCGGCGTGCGATTCCGTGCTGCAATCGGCGCTGTACGTCCGCGATCCGCTGCCGGCCTGGTCGTCCGGCACGACGACGCTGCTCGGCGACGCGTGCCACCCGATGATGCCGTTCATGGCGCAGGGTGCGGGCATGGCCATCGAGGACGCGGTGGTGCTGGCCCGGGCACTGGCCGCGTACCCGGAACCGGAGGTCGCGCTGAAGGCGTACCAGGCAGCGCGGCTGGACCGGACCCGAGAGGTGCAGCTCGGGTCGCGGGGCAACAGCTGGCTCAAACAAAGCGGAACGAGCTCGGCCGCGGCGGACGCGCTGTACGGGTACGACGCTTGGCACGCCGCGGTGTAA
- a CDS encoding dihydrofolate reductase family protein: MRTLIATAFVSLDGVVEAPGGEAGYRNAGWTFKDIEFDPAAYALKGAEQEEAGALLLGRVSYEAFSPVWPDMTEEFPHYKVMPKYVVSTTLRDEDLVTNWGETTILRSLEDVAALKETEGGPIIVNGSATLVRALTDAGLVDRLHLLVFPVLLGAGKRLFSETDKDKQPLKLVESEAYRNGIQKQIFEFVR, from the coding sequence ATGCGCACCCTCATCGCCACCGCGTTCGTCTCACTCGACGGCGTCGTCGAGGCTCCCGGCGGCGAGGCCGGCTACCGCAACGCCGGCTGGACCTTCAAGGACATCGAGTTCGACCCGGCCGCCTACGCGCTCAAGGGCGCCGAGCAGGAAGAAGCCGGCGCGCTGCTGCTCGGCCGCGTCAGCTACGAGGCGTTCTCGCCGGTGTGGCCGGACATGACCGAGGAGTTCCCGCACTACAAAGTGATGCCGAAGTACGTCGTGTCCACCACCCTGCGCGACGAGGACCTCGTCACGAACTGGGGCGAGACAACGATCCTGCGCTCGCTCGAAGACGTCGCCGCGCTGAAGGAGACCGAGGGCGGCCCGATCATCGTCAACGGCTCCGCGACTCTGGTGCGCGCACTCACCGACGCCGGCCTCGTCGACAGGCTGCACCTGCTCGTCTTCCCGGTCCTGCTGGGCGCGGGCAAGCGGCTGTTCAGCGAGACGGACAAAGACAAGCAGCCGCTGAAGCTCGTCGAGAGCGAGGCGTACCGCAACGGGATCCAGAAGCAGATCTTCGAGTTCGTCCGCTGA
- a CDS encoding LysR family transcriptional regulator → MDLNLHLVRYLVAVADEGHFGRAAERLFVSAPALSQQIRKLERSLGAELLDRTAHPVRPTAAGGLFLAEAREALAAADRAVAAVESYRRELAVSLRIGFMNATGPHLRRLTDRLRREIPSLSVELVELAWSRQASAVREGAVDAAMVRPPVTDLAGLRLDLVHREARIVAVPVTHRLASREAVRLRDLDGEPHLTADDADPAWVRWWACDPRPSGVPVRYGPSVRTLDEMLEAVAGGQGIVITGSFVAEGYRHPEVAFVPVSDVEPCPVSLCTRADDTSTLVAALREAAQPGPSA, encoded by the coding sequence GTGGATCTCAACCTGCATCTGGTGCGCTATCTCGTCGCGGTGGCCGACGAAGGGCATTTCGGCCGCGCGGCGGAACGGCTGTTCGTGAGCGCGCCCGCGCTGAGCCAGCAGATCCGCAAACTGGAACGCAGCCTCGGTGCGGAACTGCTCGACCGCACCGCGCATCCGGTGCGCCCGACAGCTGCGGGAGGGCTGTTTCTCGCCGAAGCGCGCGAGGCGCTGGCCGCCGCGGACCGAGCTGTGGCCGCGGTCGAGTCCTACCGCCGGGAACTCGCCGTAAGCCTGCGCATCGGCTTCATGAACGCCACCGGGCCGCACCTGCGGCGGCTCACCGACCGGCTGCGCCGCGAAATCCCCAGCCTGTCCGTCGAACTGGTCGAGCTGGCCTGGTCGCGGCAGGCGTCCGCGGTCCGCGAGGGCGCGGTCGACGCCGCCATGGTCCGGCCGCCGGTCACCGATCTCGCCGGCCTCCGGCTGGACCTCGTCCACCGCGAAGCGCGGATCGTCGCGGTGCCGGTCACGCATCGCCTCGCGAGCCGGGAGGCGGTCCGGCTCCGCGACCTCGACGGCGAACCCCACCTCACCGCCGACGACGCCGACCCGGCCTGGGTGCGCTGGTGGGCTTGCGACCCGCGGCCGAGCGGGGTTCCGGTCCGCTACGGACCGTCCGTGCGCACGCTGGACGAAATGCTCGAAGCCGTCGCCGGCGGGCAGGGCATCGTGATCACCGGAAGCTTCGTGGCGGAGGGATACCGCCACCCCGAGGTGGCGTTCGTTCCGGTCTCCGACGTCGAACCGTGCCCGGTGTCGCTGTGCACCCGCGCCGACGACACCTCGACGCTCGTGGCCGCGCTCCGCGAAGCCGCCCAGCCGGGCCCTTCCGCCTGA
- a CDS encoding WXG100 family type VII secretion target, which yields MSREPGYEQLPYDKHRKHKLWTETHPLTPKQRRIVQRTKLIQRANMKDATFGKINWNAWAHPTLYDMIMTADPAGMGAAAQQWGQLAYNVDSSTAAVHKTVQKLLLSWRGGAAGNAARSASKLTSWGADASETMRAVGDNLDRYTSAVETAKHKMPEPVFDIAENQFRDGYDVNAASGPSGAVMVDQLLDDRLPAKKNASAAKAEAVRVMEGYETSSKDVHDRLPHFTSAPKTTNVDPGGGSPNDSRGSSGGASGADATTASSVAAGGAGLSGVGGPSAGLSGMPGAIGSGGMGGAPGSLGSGGSGSGSALPGSLLGNAPGGGAAAGVAGAAAGMRGSPMSGGFFPPMAQRGGEGAEDHQNRYAKNGAFDFLEDLPAAYPPVLGE from the coding sequence ATGAGCCGGGAACCGGGCTACGAGCAGCTGCCGTACGACAAGCACCGCAAGCACAAGCTGTGGACTGAAACGCACCCCCTCACCCCGAAGCAGCGCAGGATCGTGCAGCGCACAAAGCTGATCCAACGGGCGAACATGAAGGACGCGACGTTCGGCAAGATCAACTGGAACGCCTGGGCGCACCCGACGCTGTACGACATGATCATGACCGCGGACCCGGCCGGGATGGGGGCCGCGGCGCAGCAGTGGGGCCAACTCGCCTACAACGTCGACTCGTCCACCGCGGCGGTGCACAAGACGGTGCAGAAACTGTTGCTGTCCTGGCGCGGAGGCGCGGCCGGGAACGCGGCGCGATCGGCGTCGAAGCTGACCTCATGGGGTGCGGACGCGAGCGAGACGATGCGCGCGGTCGGCGACAATCTCGACCGCTACACGAGCGCGGTCGAGACGGCGAAGCACAAGATGCCGGAACCGGTGTTCGACATCGCGGAGAACCAGTTCCGCGACGGCTACGACGTGAACGCAGCCAGCGGGCCGAGCGGCGCGGTGATGGTCGACCAGCTGCTCGATGATCGCTTGCCGGCCAAGAAGAACGCGTCCGCGGCGAAGGCCGAGGCGGTCCGCGTGATGGAGGGCTACGAAACCTCCAGCAAGGACGTGCACGACAGGCTGCCGCACTTCACGAGCGCGCCGAAGACGACGAACGTCGACCCGGGCGGCGGGTCGCCGAATGACTCACGCGGTTCTTCGGGCGGAGCCTCGGGCGCTGACGCGACGACGGCGTCCTCGGTGGCAGCGGGCGGCGCTGGGCTGTCTGGCGTCGGCGGTCCGTCCGCCGGCTTGTCCGGGATGCCGGGCGCGATCGGCTCCGGTGGGATGGGCGGAGCCCCCGGCTCGCTCGGCAGCGGCGGCAGCGGGAGCGGAAGTGCGTTGCCCGGAAGTCTGCTGGGCAACGCGCCGGGCGGCGGGGCGGCGGCCGGCGTCGCCGGTGCGGCGGCCGGGATGCGCGGCAGCCCGATGTCGGGCGGATTCTTCCCGCCGATGGCACAGCGCGGCGGCGAAGGCGCGGAAGACCATCAGAACCGCTACGCGAAGAACGGTGCCTTCGACTTCCTGGAAGACCTGCCCGCCGCATACCCGCCCGTGCTGGGCGAGTGA
- a CDS encoding ESX secretion-associated protein EspG, which yields MARQLPGADGVVLSHLEFDLLWADFDLGPAPYPLEVPSHGYTLEEREELGFQVAESLAGAGLLDDADEPHPLLGQVFATLAEPVFSVDLLVFRDPPLRALAAAGTKLGVLAVLDAGELALRPCHPDDVPHLAASVLGPAKPGRGQPVRLPREAFSEAMQAFAANGNDALERVLGEAGLTERDTRTISTLVTRPRVGYGQFAVNGPGGRSPAVAWYDTEAGRYGAVVRESAGTRWVTVAPADEAWIADRMRELSRGVSSVRGAREPAGEGFRLT from the coding sequence ATGGCCAGACAGCTCCCCGGCGCCGACGGCGTCGTGCTCTCGCACCTGGAATTCGACCTGCTGTGGGCGGATTTCGACCTCGGGCCGGCACCGTACCCGCTGGAAGTGCCGTCGCACGGCTACACCTTGGAAGAGCGCGAGGAGCTGGGGTTCCAGGTCGCGGAAAGCCTGGCCGGGGCCGGGCTGCTCGACGACGCGGACGAGCCGCACCCGTTGCTGGGCCAGGTGTTCGCGACGCTGGCCGAACCGGTGTTTTCCGTAGACCTGCTGGTCTTCCGCGATCCGCCGCTGCGCGCGCTGGCCGCGGCCGGGACCAAGCTCGGCGTGCTGGCGGTGCTCGACGCGGGCGAACTCGCGCTGCGCCCGTGTCATCCTGACGACGTCCCGCACCTGGCGGCCAGCGTCCTCGGCCCGGCGAAACCCGGCCGGGGACAACCGGTCCGGCTGCCGCGGGAAGCGTTTTCCGAAGCCATGCAAGCGTTCGCGGCCAACGGAAACGACGCGCTCGAACGAGTGCTCGGCGAGGCCGGGCTCACCGAACGGGACACCCGGACAATCTCGACCTTGGTCACCCGCCCGCGAGTCGGCTACGGCCAGTTCGCGGTGAACGGTCCGGGCGGACGGTCGCCGGCCGTCGCTTGGTACGACACGGAAGCCGGCCGCTACGGCGCGGTCGTGCGGGAAAGCGCAGGCACCCGCTGGGTCACTGTCGCGCCCGCGGACGAGGCATGGATCGCCGACCGGATGCGGGAACTCAGCCGCGGAGTGTCCTCCGTTCGGGGGGCCAGGGAACCTGCGGGCGAGGGCTTCCGTCTCACTTAG
- a CDS encoding transglycosylase SLT domain-containing protein, with the protein MSRLSAEEIAQHAYRAGFRGQALTTAVAVALAESGGNARAHNGTPPDNSYGLWQVNMLGSLGPARRHEFHLNSNDELFNADENAKAAWSISGHGKSFQPWSTYTDGAYKSHLAAARKAAEDVTRHHGAHPPKPAPHKPAPHKPAPHKGGPDGGFKADLQQFVAYEKKTEQIADELVAVGRKTVHRVAGIAKDSFGKVGQETGFSDALGEFSRSLESQVRATGAQARTLSASVFQARQAYAAADADAKAAISAQDIKGILG; encoded by the coding sequence ATGAGCAGGTTGTCAGCGGAGGAGATCGCCCAGCACGCGTACCGCGCCGGGTTTCGCGGCCAGGCGCTGACCACCGCGGTCGCGGTGGCGCTGGCCGAATCGGGCGGCAATGCGCGGGCGCACAACGGAACCCCGCCGGACAACTCGTACGGGCTGTGGCAGGTCAACATGCTCGGCTCGCTCGGACCGGCCCGCCGGCACGAGTTTCACCTGAACTCCAACGACGAACTGTTCAACGCGGACGAGAACGCGAAGGCCGCCTGGTCGATTTCCGGGCACGGCAAGAGCTTTCAGCCCTGGTCCACCTACACCGACGGCGCGTACAAGAGCCATCTCGCCGCGGCGCGCAAGGCCGCCGAGGATGTCACCCGGCACCACGGGGCGCATCCGCCGAAGCCGGCACCGCACAAACCCGCACCGCACAAACCCGCACCGCACAAGGGCGGTCCGGACGGCGGGTTCAAGGCGGATCTGCAGCAGTTCGTCGCGTACGAGAAGAAAACCGAGCAGATCGCGGACGAACTGGTGGCGGTCGGACGCAAGACCGTGCACCGGGTCGCCGGGATCGCCAAGGACAGCTTCGGCAAGGTCGGACAGGAGACCGGGTTCTCCGACGCGCTTGGAGAGTTCAGCCGTTCGCTGGAGTCGCAGGTGCGCGCGACCGGCGCGCAGGCGCGCACGCTGAGCGCGTCGGTATTCCAGGCACGGCAGGCATACGCGGCCGCCGACGCGGACGCGAAGGCCGCGATCAGTGCGCAGGACATCAAGGGAATTCTGGGCTGA
- a CDS encoding CHAP domain-containing protein translates to MDTAGVATLFADEIKTHHEKLQGKAAESQAAQQALRQAANEITEQYEVQRKAAHSLLNAWHSKANPAFEHDSDRFGRDLKVTAQASRHGAQVVAEVTDALAGRHQATGKLLDEFIARARKIIEAGYLLARNGSPAALLMAIGDVADLAGKYLKESSGHLKNARAEMEDAARKLRALQQDLNHDGVADPGKPRPKTPGNHQKHEQHKQHEAHKKHQQHHPHPTHPGKTKTSNSKQVTEILDHARHNLGYHEGPNNRNKWGPTGQPWCAYFATSMWRSAGVDIPKYGFTGDVYKWGERHHLAYDRAAIAHNARPGDTILFGDGPSWGNSHHIGIIEKVEGNKITTIEGNANDQVERLTYVLPRDLHKFYGGVHPK, encoded by the coding sequence ATGGACACCGCAGGAGTCGCGACGCTGTTCGCGGACGAAATCAAGACGCATCACGAGAAACTCCAAGGCAAGGCCGCGGAATCCCAAGCCGCGCAGCAGGCGCTGCGGCAGGCCGCGAACGAGATCACCGAGCAGTACGAGGTGCAGCGCAAAGCCGCGCACTCTCTGCTGAACGCCTGGCACAGCAAGGCGAACCCGGCGTTCGAGCACGACAGCGACAGATTCGGCCGCGACCTGAAGGTCACCGCGCAGGCCAGCCGGCACGGCGCGCAGGTGGTCGCCGAGGTCACCGACGCGCTCGCCGGACGGCACCAGGCCACCGGGAAGCTGCTCGACGAGTTCATCGCGAGGGCACGCAAGATCATCGAGGCGGGCTACCTGCTGGCGCGCAACGGCAGCCCGGCGGCGTTGCTGATGGCGATCGGGGACGTGGCCGACCTGGCCGGCAAATACCTCAAGGAATCGTCCGGCCACCTGAAGAACGCCCGCGCGGAGATGGAGGACGCCGCACGCAAGCTGCGGGCGCTGCAGCAGGACCTGAACCACGACGGTGTCGCCGACCCGGGCAAGCCGCGGCCGAAGACGCCGGGAAACCACCAGAAGCACGAACAGCACAAGCAGCACGAGGCGCACAAGAAGCATCAGCAGCACCACCCGCACCCGACGCACCCGGGCAAGACGAAGACGAGCAACAGCAAGCAGGTCACCGAGATCCTCGACCACGCCCGGCACAACCTCGGCTACCACGAGGGTCCGAACAACCGGAACAAATGGGGCCCGACCGGACAGCCGTGGTGCGCGTACTTCGCGACGTCGATGTGGCGCTCGGCCGGCGTGGACATCCCGAAGTACGGCTTCACCGGCGACGTCTACAAGTGGGGCGAACGGCACCACTTGGCCTACGACCGGGCCGCCATCGCCCACAACGCCCGCCCCGGCGACACCATCCTGTTCGGCGACGGCCCGTCATGGGGGAACAGCCACCACATCGGGATCATCGAAAAGGTCGAGGGCAACAAGATCACCACGATCGAAGGCAACGCGAACGACCAAGTGGAGCGCCTCACCTACGTCCTGCCGCGCGACCTGCACAAGTTCTACGGCGGAGTGCACCCGAAGTGA